In a genomic window of Zonotrichia albicollis isolate bZonAlb1 chromosome 7, bZonAlb1.hap1, whole genome shotgun sequence:
- the PAPSS2 gene encoding bifunctional 3'-phosphoadenosine 5'-phosphosulfate synthase 2 — translation MASREHTGSTNVVYQAHHVSRSKRGQVVGTRGGFRGCTVWLTGLSGAGKTTIGFALEEYLVAHGIPCYSLDGDNVRHGLNKNLGFSAQDREENIRRIAEVARLFADAGLVCITSFISPFTKDRRNARKIHEAAGLPFFEIFVDAPLNICESRDVKGLYKKARAGEIKGFTGIDSEYEKPEAPELVLKTNVTSVSECIQQVVELLQAQNIVPQGSVKDVLELFVPEDKLSSVRAEAEKLPALEITKLDLQWVQVLSEGWATPLTGFMREAEYLQVLHFDTLLNDGVVNLSVPIVLPLSAEDKQRLEGSEALALSFQGRRVAVLRRPEFFAHRKEERCARVWGTTCPRHPHIQMVMESGDWLVGGDLEVLERIKWNDGLDQYRLTPLALKQKFREMNADAVFAFQLRNPVHNGHALLMQDTRRQLLERGYKNPVLLLHPLGGWTKDDDVPLEWRMKQHAAVLEEQVLDPKSTIVAIFPSPMLYAGPTEVQWHCRARMVAGANFYIVGRDPAGMPHPDTRQDLYEPTHGGKVLSMAPGLTSVEILPFRVAAYSKSKRAMDFYDPKRHDDFDFISGTRMRKLAREGENPPDGFMAPKAWKVLTTYYQSLEKKN, via the exons atggCGAGCCGCGAGCACACG GGATCCACCAACGTGGTTTACCAAGCCCACCATGTCAGCAGGAGTAAGAGAGGACAAGTGGTCGGCACCAGGGGAGGATTCCGAGGCTGCACAGTTTGGCTCACAG GCCTTTCTGGAGCTGGCAAGACAACCATTGGCTTTGCTCTGGAGGAGTACCTGGTGGCTCATGGCATCCCCTGCTACTCCCTGGATGGTGACAATGTGAGGCACGGCTTGAACAAGAACCTGGGCTTCTCGGCCCAGGACCGCGAGGAGAACATCCGGCGCATCGCCGAGGTGGCGCGGCTCTTCGCCGACGCGGGGCTCGTCTGCATCACCAGCTTCATCTCCCCCTTCACCAAG GATCGTCGAAATGCACGAAAAATTCACGAGGCAGCTGGACTTCCTTTCTTTGAAATCTTTGTAGATGCTCCTCTAAATATTTGTGAAAGCAGAGATGTGAAGGGCCTGTACAAAAAGGCGAGAGCTGGAGAGATCAAAG GATTCACGGGCATTGACTCCGAGTACGAGAAACCCGAAGCTCCCGAGCTGGTGCTGAAAACAAACGTTACATCGGTGTCTGAGTGCATCCAGCAggttgtggagctcctgcaggcacag AACATtgtgccccagggctcagtCAAGGATGTTCTGGAGCTCTTTGTGCCTGAGGATAAACtcagcagtgtcagggctgaggcagagaagctgCCAGCACTGGAGATCACTAAG CTGGATCTGCAGTGGGTGCAGGTGCTGAGCGAAGGCTGGGCCACTCCTCTGACAGGATTCATGAGGGAGGCAGAGTACCTGCAAGTGCTGCACTTTGACACCCTGCTCAACG ATGGAGTGGTGAACCTGAGCGTGCCCATCGTGCTGCCCCTGTCAGCAGAGGACAAGCAGCGGCTGGAGGGCAGCGAGGCGCTGGCGCTCAGCTTCCAGGGCCGCCGCGTGGCCGTGCTGCGCCGCCCCGAGTTCTTCGCCCACAGGAAGGAGGAGCGCTGCGCCCGCGTCTGGGGCACCACCTGCCCCCGGCACCCACACATCCAG ATGGTGATGGAGAGTGGAGACTGGCTGGTTGGTGGAGACCTGGAGGTCCTGGAGAGGATCAAATGGAACGATGGGCTGGACCAGTACCGCCTAACCCCGCTGGCTCTCAAGCAGAAGTTCAGGGAAATGAATGCTG ACGCCGTTTTCGCCTTCCAGCTGCGCAACCCGGTGCACAACGGGCACGCGCTGCTGATGCAGGACACGCGGCGGCAGCTCCTCGAGAGGGGCTACAAGAAccccgtgctgctgctgcacccccTGGGGGGCTGGACCAAGGATGACGACGTGCCCCTGGAGTGGCGCATGAAGCAGCACGCCGCCGTGCTGGAGGAGCAGGTGCTGGACCCCAAGTCCACCATCGTGGCCATCTTCCCCTCTCCCATGCTCTACGCCGGCCCCACCGAG GTGCAGTGGCACTGCCGGGCCCGGATGGTGGCGGGCGCCAATTTCTACATCGTGGGGCGCGACCCGGCGGGAATGCCGCACCCCGACACGCGGCAGGACCTGTACGAGCCCACGCACGGCGGGAAGGTGCTGAGCATGGCCCCCGGGCTCACCTCCGTGGAGATCCTGCCCTTCCGAGTGGCTGCCTACAGCAAGAGCAAGAGAGCCATGGACTTCTACGACCCCAAAAG